The Candidatus Bathyarchaeota archaeon genome has a segment encoding these proteins:
- a CDS encoding methyltransferase domain-containing protein, with amino-acid sequence MSIAPYVPSPEFVVRKMLELAELRSGEKLYDLGSGDGRIVITAARDFNAEAFGIEIKEDLVIKSIQRVKELGLESRAHIIHGNFLEVDLFDADVVTVYLTTSANAQVKPKLEQQLRSGARVVSHDYEFPGWTPVKVESLVEPGSTLFTHTLYLYKFAGNPSKKNGY; translated from the coding sequence ATGTCCATTGCTCCATATGTTCCGAGCCCAGAATTCGTCGTTCGGAAGATGCTCGAATTAGCAGAATTACGTTCTGGGGAAAAGCTATACGACCTAGGGTCAGGTGATGGAAGGATTGTCATTACTGCAGCTCGTGATTTTAACGCTGAGGCTTTTGGAATCGAAATCAAAGAGGACCTGGTTATCAAGTCGATCCAAAGGGTAAAAGAGCTTGGGCTGGAAAGCCGCGCTCACATAATTCACGGTAACTTCCTTGAGGTTGACTTATTTGATGCTGACGTAGTTACCGTATATTTGACTACAAGTGCTAATGCTCAAGTCAAACCAAAATTAGAACAGCAGTTACGTTCAGGAGCAAGAGTCGTCTCACATGATTATGAGTTTCCAGGTTGGACTCCCGTGAAAGTTGAATCTTTAGTTGAACCTGGCAGCACACTGTTTACACATACTCTTTATTTGTATAAGTTTGCTGGGAACCCCTCAAAGAAAAATGGCTACTGA
- a CDS encoding glycosyltransferase codes for MEGRGIPEVIHDGLTGILVEKGDENDLAHAILKILTNPIFARTIAYNAWKNVEEKYSWSVVAKEIETIYLEVL; via the coding sequence ATCGAAGGTAGGGGGATACCAGAAGTCATTCACGATGGATTAACAGGCATCCTTGTTGAAAAAGGCGATGAGAATGATCTAGCACATGCAATACTCAAAATCTTAACAAACCCGATATTTGCGAGGACGATAGCTTACAACGCATGGAAAAATGTTGAAGAAAAATATAGCTGGTCTGTGGTTGCTAAAGAGATAGAAACCATTTATCTTGAGGTGCTGTGA
- a CDS encoding triphosphoribosyl-dephospho-CoA synthase, whose amino-acid sequence LEVSAYPKPGNVHRLADFQETRYEHFLASALSISSFMREAATRGIQVALNKIDLNKVGCGQIIRDTISDVLAWQKGGNTSLGTTILLTPLSIAGGMTAITGIMKLETLRKNLRLVIQATTPQDAVHLYEAINLAKPGGLGKAEKFDATDPASKAEILQLGVTLFDIFKIAAEYDDVAKEWVTNYSVTFELGYPFFRKILEQTGDLNVATVQVFLRILSENPDTLIARKVGREKAREVALKAREALAEGGLMTERGKKLVNELDRELRTPDHRFNPGTTADLTASTLMVALLDGLRPYNRTLEDNAPVFEVFHVDAQPF is encoded by the coding sequence CTTGAAGTAAGCGCGTATCCAAAACCCGGAAACGTCCATCGACTTGCTGATTTTCAGGAGACCCGTTATGAGCACTTCCTAGCTTCAGCATTGTCCATATCTTCATTTATGAGAGAAGCTGCTACCCGCGGGATTCAAGTCGCACTCAATAAAATCGACTTGAATAAAGTGGGATGCGGACAAATCATCCGCGATACTATCTCAGACGTTCTTGCATGGCAGAAAGGAGGAAACACCAGTCTTGGAACAACAATATTGCTTACACCATTATCAATCGCTGGTGGGATGACTGCAATAACTGGAATAATGAAACTCGAAACTCTACGAAAAAATCTTAGGCTCGTTATCCAAGCAACTACACCACAAGATGCAGTGCACTTATATGAAGCGATTAATCTCGCGAAACCGGGTGGACTGGGAAAGGCTGAAAAGTTTGATGCTACTGACCCAGCTTCAAAAGCTGAAATTCTTCAACTGGGCGTAACGTTATTTGACATTTTTAAGATAGCAGCTGAGTATGATGATGTCGCTAAAGAATGGGTTACTAATTATTCAGTAACTTTTGAGCTTGGCTACCCCTTCTTTAGAAAAATACTGGAGCAAACAGGAGACTTAAATGTTGCAACCGTCCAAGTGTTCCTCCGAATTCTCTCCGAGAATCCTGACACGTTAATCGCTAGAAAAGTTGGTCGTGAAAAAGCACGTGAAGTGGCACTTAAAGCAAGAGAAGCTCTTGCAGAAGGAGGACTAATGACTGAAAGGGGAAAAAAGCTTGTCAATGAACTTGACCGAGAACTGAGAACTCCTGACCACCGCTTTAATCCCGGTACCACAGCAGATCTTACGGCGTCCACCCTGATGGTCGCCCTTCTAGACGGCCTAAGACCTTACAATCGGACATTAGAGGATAACGCTCCAGTCTTTGAAGTTTTCCACGTAGACGCCCAGCCATTCTAA
- a CDS encoding B12-binding domain-containing radical SAM protein yields the protein MAAKQSGYQVVLTADRTLMSEYGGGIFFGFSACIPQGNIPDSLYFLLLCPSVEVNGDGSVKYAPCGTRKVEAALLDYGFKREEVIVAHPEHLDGVIGPKTKVVGITENDPLGIGPATSTFKQILGGEAYMAVKFRELLNHPAIRRFKPKIIVGGGGAWQLEDREIRKDLGIDTVVIGEGEKIVGPLFEKAVAGETLPEIVYGEVVEESEIPIIRGPTVDGLVEIARGCGRGCAFCIPTLQRYRCLPIEHILKEVEVNVRAGRSPILHAEDVLRYGARDLGINKDAVINLFRSVKNHPGVKNVGISHFALSSVASAPEIIEEISNILRADEDGHWISGQTGIETGSPKLIKDHMAGKCRPFKPEEWPEVVINAFDVLAENRWVPCATLIIGLPGETEGDINLTIDLLEELKTFKSLLVPLFLVSEGRLKNRTTSFTLKEMTTKHSEVFLTCWEHNLYWAPRLLEEYLSISINNRIVRYGLKLVFSYAIEQGKKMIQKCRNDYENDLQAMISDVKSGKIDLSPLPVRIARPFYNWIFGR from the coding sequence TTGGCTGCTAAGCAGAGCGGTTATCAAGTCGTTCTCACAGCTGACCGAACCCTGATGAGCGAGTACGGTGGCGGAATCTTTTTTGGTTTTAGCGCCTGCATACCTCAAGGCAATATCCCCGATAGCCTCTATTTTCTCCTCCTTTGTCCCTCCGTCGAAGTAAACGGGGATGGATCGGTAAAGTATGCTCCTTGTGGAACCAGGAAAGTTGAGGCTGCTCTACTGGATTATGGGTTTAAAAGAGAGGAGGTGATCGTAGCCCATCCGGAGCATCTAGATGGGGTTATCGGCCCGAAAACGAAAGTTGTTGGAATCACTGAGAACGACCCACTTGGAATCGGACCTGCTACCTCCACCTTTAAACAAATCCTCGGCGGAGAAGCTTACATGGCTGTGAAGTTTAGGGAGTTGCTTAATCATCCAGCAATTAGAAGGTTTAAACCTAAAATCATAGTTGGCGGAGGTGGGGCATGGCAGCTTGAGGATAGAGAAATTAGAAAAGATCTGGGGATAGACACCGTGGTCATCGGAGAAGGAGAGAAGATTGTTGGACCACTCTTTGAGAAAGCCGTAGCCGGTGAAACGTTACCGGAGATTGTATATGGAGAAGTTGTTGAAGAAAGTGAGATACCCATCATCAGAGGGCCAACTGTTGATGGACTTGTTGAGATTGCGAGGGGATGCGGTCGGGGATGCGCCTTCTGCATTCCAACATTACAACGCTACCGCTGTCTACCCATTGAGCACATTTTGAAGGAGGTGGAAGTCAACGTTCGGGCTGGGAGGAGCCCAATATTACATGCGGAAGACGTACTGAGGTATGGAGCAAGGGACTTGGGAATTAATAAGGATGCTGTGATAAACCTCTTCAGATCCGTAAAGAACCATCCGGGTGTAAAGAACGTTGGTATTAGCCATTTCGCCCTCTCTTCAGTGGCAAGTGCACCGGAAATAATTGAGGAAATATCAAATATCCTCCGCGCCGACGAGGATGGGCATTGGATTAGCGGCCAGACCGGAATCGAAACAGGAAGCCCTAAGTTGATTAAGGATCATATGGCAGGAAAGTGTAGACCCTTTAAGCCAGAAGAATGGCCTGAGGTAGTTATAAACGCCTTTGACGTATTGGCTGAAAACCGGTGGGTTCCCTGCGCCACATTGATCATTGGGCTCCCTGGAGAAACTGAAGGAGACATAAACCTAACAATCGATCTTTTAGAAGAATTGAAAACTTTCAAAAGTTTGCTTGTCCCGCTGTTCCTAGTCTCAGAGGGAAGACTGAAAAACAGGACGACGTCCTTCACATTGAAAGAGATGACGACCAAACACTCAGAGGTATTTCTGACGTGCTGGGAGCACAACCTCTACTGGGCACCGAGGCTACTGGAAGAGTATCTTTCCATAAGCATAAACAATAGAATCGTTAGATACGGGTTAAAACTCGTCTTCTCCTATGCGATTGAACAGGGTAAGAAGATGATTCAAAAATGCCGAAATGACTATGAAAACGACTTACAAGCTATGATCAGCGATGTAAAAAGTGGAAAAATAGACTTGAGCCCCTTGCCAGTCCGCATTGCACGTCCATTTTATAATTGGATATTTGGTAGATGA
- a CDS encoding glycosyltransferase, translating into GFNGAAFAIKREAFESLGGFRKVISEDLDLGTRSFIKGHSFKYTEKIEVYNKVSSSWKQWFKQRKRWGVGTALWLKEYHKDLLANVRKYPKILLPSLFLIFPSLLLFIINLLIPNQMYLKLVSLLLLLIAAKEALFLLPIVFTCAGTVLRGNLFATIGSLAVCMLTFYSLARRLEYAFNPLEFTFFYFVYSPLWLLTIVATIIRTIAAPNKIEIDWKT; encoded by the coding sequence TAGGTTTTAATGGCGCAGCATTTGCGATCAAAAGGGAGGCTTTCGAATCTTTAGGCGGCTTCAGAAAGGTTATCTCCGAAGACCTCGATTTGGGCACTCGATCCTTCATAAAGGGCCATAGTTTCAAGTATACCGAGAAGATTGAAGTTTACAATAAGGTTTCATCCTCTTGGAAACAATGGTTTAAACAGAGGAAACGATGGGGAGTTGGCACGGCACTATGGCTTAAAGAATATCATAAGGACCTCTTAGCGAATGTTCGGAAATACCCAAAAATTCTGCTTCCCTCATTATTCTTAATTTTTCCTTCTCTACTTCTCTTCATAATAAACCTACTGATTCCAAACCAGATGTATCTCAAGTTAGTATCCCTCCTCCTTTTACTCATAGCTGCTAAGGAGGCGCTGTTTCTACTACCGATTGTCTTCACATGTGCGGGTACAGTATTAAGAGGGAACCTTTTTGCTACCATTGGAAGCCTTGCGGTGTGCATGCTAACCTTCTATTCTTTAGCGCGAAGACTAGAATATGCCTTTAATCCGCTTGAATTCACGTTTTTCTATTTTGTCTACTCACCCCTATGGCTCCTAACAATAGTAGCTACTATAATAAGGACAATTGCAGCTCCGAATAAAATTGAAATTGACTGGAAGACGTAG
- a CDS encoding TRAM domain-containing protein, producing MRRKSDPSAPRVPPVKEGEECEVTIEAVGRKGDGIAKIQGYVIFVPSVNPGDHVKIRITMVKPNFARAEVVSPAGAA from the coding sequence ATGCGAAGGAAATCTGATCCGTCCGCGCCAAGGGTTCCACCGGTAAAAGAAGGCGAAGAATGCGAAGTAACTATCGAAGCAGTTGGTCGTAAAGGCGATGGAATTGCAAAGATTCAAGGCTATGTTATTTTTGTTCCAAGTGTTAATCCAGGAGATCACGTGAAAATTCGCATTACGATGGTTAAGCCCAATTTTGCTCGCGCTGAAGTCGTGTCCCCAGCTGGGGCAGCTTAA
- a CDS encoding PadR family transcriptional regulator — protein sequence MAEDDLIKVTIRGLSRAIILWLVNQKPMSGYKITKEMRRLTERRFSSGIVYPLLYELEDKGLIRGEWVQIGRRRIKYYSITEEGARLLNNLRQLFERPVRQVLKNIIGEPGI from the coding sequence TTGGCTGAGGATGACCTAATCAAGGTTACTATTAGAGGTCTAAGTAGGGCTATAATCCTTTGGCTGGTAAATCAGAAGCCCATGTCCGGGTATAAGATCACTAAGGAGATGAGGAGGTTAACCGAGCGAAGATTTAGCTCAGGGATCGTTTATCCCCTCCTATATGAGTTAGAGGATAAAGGTCTCATTAGGGGCGAATGGGTGCAAATAGGTCGAAGACGCATTAAATACTATTCCATAACAGAAGAGGGAGCGAGACTTTTGAACAATCTGCGGCAACTCTTTGAGAGACCAGTAAGGCAAGTATTAAAGAACATCATAGGCGAACCTGGAATATGA
- a CDS encoding glycosyltransferase family 4 protein, with protein sequence MKVALCTDFFFPRIGGVLSHVIGLASQLERSGHEVVIITKQTNNLKECDGFRNVKTVPSKYVKPLIPFPTILVPPNPYEIQEIIKREGFDIVHAHHAFTPTSLLSIAAAKRLGIPAVLTNHTTFLASSEGYLWEPTSYILFPLRRYIRKADRIIAVSKTAADFIGHFADKQRIVIIPNAVDTLRFNPAICNVKTRSRFPTLEGEPTILYVGRLVHRKGIHVLIKAMPQVIEVFPKASLIIVGKGYMQYFLRLLSKTLNLDEHIKFLNCIPDDDLPDLYKISDVFVLPSLYCESFGISLLEAMACRKPVAASKVGGYQKSFTMD encoded by the coding sequence TTGAAGGTTGCCCTTTGCACTGACTTTTTCTTCCCTCGAATCGGTGGTGTCTTATCCCATGTTATCGGGCTCGCGTCACAACTGGAGAGGAGTGGCCACGAAGTCGTTATTATAACGAAACAAACGAATAACTTGAAAGAATGCGATGGTTTCCGAAACGTGAAGACAGTGCCTTCAAAATATGTTAAACCGCTGATCCCCTTCCCCACAATCTTGGTTCCGCCAAATCCATACGAAATTCAGGAAATTATTAAAAGAGAAGGATTCGATATCGTCCACGCACACCACGCGTTTACCCCCACCTCCTTATTATCAATTGCCGCCGCTAAGAGACTAGGCATACCAGCCGTGCTCACTAATCACACAACCTTCTTAGCCAGCAGTGAAGGTTATTTATGGGAGCCGACGAGCTACATTCTCTTTCCACTCAGACGGTACATTCGCAAAGCCGACAGAATAATAGCAGTCAGCAAGACAGCGGCCGATTTCATTGGACACTTCGCCGACAAGCAGAGGATCGTTATAATACCTAACGCGGTTGACACTCTTCGATTTAACCCAGCTATTTGCAACGTTAAAACCCGATCCAGATTTCCCACTCTAGAAGGGGAGCCCACCATTCTTTATGTTGGTCGTCTTGTCCACCGGAAAGGTATACATGTCCTAATCAAGGCTATGCCGCAGGTGATAGAGGTATTTCCTAAAGCCAGTCTAATCATCGTAGGAAAGGGATATATGCAATACTTTCTCAGGTTGCTTTCCAAGACCCTTAATTTAGACGAACACATTAAATTTTTAAATTGTATTCCCGACGACGATCTCCCAGATTTATACAAAATAAGCGACGTCTTTGTTCTACCCTCACTCTATTGCGAATCGTTTGGAATTTCCTTATTGGAGGCTATGGCCTGCCGTAAACCCGTTGCAGCATCGAAGGTAGGGGGATACCAGAAGTCATTCACGATGGATTAA
- a CDS encoding PadR family transcriptional regulator, giving the protein MVNVVEAFVQGLERPIILWLLSQKPIHGYGIIKELMRLTGRKLKPSMIYPFLHSLEEKGFAVGKWVEVNGRNVRYYSLTQMGRSILSGVQDFFKRPLKEVITDFLLEKRGNKSV; this is encoded by the coding sequence ATGGTCAATGTTGTTGAAGCGTTTGTGCAAGGGCTCGAGAGACCGATCATACTTTGGCTCCTGTCCCAGAAACCCATCCATGGATACGGCATAATAAAGGAGTTAATGAGGCTGACCGGAAGAAAGCTTAAGCCTAGCATGATATATCCATTCCTTCACTCGTTGGAGGAGAAGGGTTTTGCAGTAGGTAAATGGGTTGAGGTAAATGGACGCAATGTGAGATACTACTCCTTAACCCAAATGGGTAGATCCATTCTCAGTGGTGTCCAAGATTTCTTTAAGAGACCACTTAAGGAAGTTATTACGGACTTTTTGCTGGAAAAGAGGGGAAATAAGTCTGTTTAG
- a CDS encoding Lrp/AsnC family transcriptional regulator: MIGQTVKTELDDLDFQILRTLEEDARQSCREIAEKLGVATGTVYNRIKKLTDEGVIKGYIPIIDPEKVGYELTALILIQVEGRYLVDVENEVAKFDEVYYVYDITGEFDVAIAARFKTRERLNKFIKSILTIQHVKRTVTNIVLNVVKEDLRVKV, encoded by the coding sequence ATGATTGGACAAACGGTTAAAACAGAGCTCGATGATTTAGACTTCCAAATTTTGAGAACACTTGAGGAAGATGCGCGTCAGAGTTGCCGAGAAATAGCTGAGAAGCTCGGGGTAGCAACTGGCACAGTCTATAACCGAATTAAAAAACTAACGGATGAAGGAGTTATCAAGGGATATATCCCAATTATAGACCCTGAAAAGGTTGGATATGAGCTTACAGCATTAATACTAATTCAAGTTGAAGGGCGATACCTCGTAGATGTCGAGAACGAGGTGGCCAAGTTTGACGAAGTTTACTACGTATATGACATTACTGGCGAATTTGACGTAGCAATAGCAGCTCGATTTAAAACACGCGAAAGGCTAAACAAATTCATCAAGTCAATCCTGACGATTCAACATGTAAAAAGAACCGTCACAAATATTGTCTTAAACGTAGTGAAAGAGGATCTACGGGTTAAAGTTTAG
- a CDS encoding restriction endonuclease — protein sequence MSEKTGKQLELLVERLLNYSFPRAVIRRNVIIRNFEVDLLVNCDREVENLRQSKFIICECKNWSRPVKMRDWTKFYEKMRVLQELFSHVFSDHLEIEGWLISTGGFEEEVRKCAKNAEFKVKLIDIEQLNNMLQMYGFALPDK from the coding sequence ATGAGCGAAAAAACTGGAAAACAATTAGAGTTGCTCGTGGAACGATTGTTAAATTATAGTTTTCCACGTGCTGTCATCCGAAGAAACGTTATAATTCGAAACTTTGAAGTTGACCTCTTAGTAAACTGCGACCGAGAGGTTGAAAACCTCCGTCAGTCTAAGTTCATTATTTGTGAATGTAAGAACTGGTCTAGGCCAGTTAAAATGAGGGATTGGACGAAGTTTTATGAAAAAATGCGTGTATTACAGGAGTTATTTAGCCACGTTTTCAGCGATCACTTGGAGATCGAGGGATGGCTCATCTCCACCGGAGGCTTTGAAGAAGAAGTGAGAAAGTGCGCCAAAAATGCAGAGTTTAAGGTTAAACTCATTGATATTGAACAATTAAACAACATGTTGCAAATGTATGGTTTTGCTCTTCCCGATAAATAA
- a CDS encoding tRNA (adenine-N1)-methyltransferase: MNETILEGMDVLLYLDGRRTYLVRVRAGQNFHTHKGFLRFDDLIGKRFGEKVQTNLGATFTVLKPTIKDHVLKMLRKTQIIYPKDMALIILYSNIGPGSRVVEAGTGSGALASIIAYHVRPDGRVYSYEIREEFLETAKKNLERAGVAEYVELKNKDITQNIDEADVDAVILDLAAPWLVVPHAYKALKGGGNFASFSPTIDQVVKTVEALEEYSFVDIEAIECILRRFQVRRGQTRPETRMIGHTGYLVFARKTVASDQH, encoded by the coding sequence TTGAATGAAACTATTCTAGAAGGAATGGATGTACTTCTGTATCTTGACGGGCGGAGGACATATTTAGTTAGGGTTAGAGCAGGTCAGAATTTCCATACTCATAAAGGATTTCTCCGTTTCGATGATCTTATTGGAAAGAGGTTCGGAGAGAAGGTTCAAACCAATTTAGGTGCCACATTTACGGTGTTAAAGCCAACTATAAAAGATCATGTTCTGAAAATGCTGAGGAAAACCCAGATTATTTACCCAAAGGATATGGCGCTCATAATTTTATACTCTAACATAGGGCCAGGGAGTAGAGTTGTTGAGGCTGGAACCGGGAGCGGAGCATTGGCTAGCATCATTGCCTATCATGTTAGACCCGATGGTCGAGTGTATAGCTACGAAATTCGAGAGGAATTTCTTGAAACTGCTAAGAAGAATCTAGAAAGAGCAGGCGTCGCTGAGTATGTTGAACTTAAAAATAAAGATATTACACAGAACATTGACGAAGCAGATGTTGATGCTGTTATACTCGATTTGGCGGCTCCATGGCTTGTTGTTCCACACGCGTATAAGGCATTGAAAGGGGGAGGAAACTTCGCATCGTTTAGCCCCACTATCGATCAAGTTGTAAAAACTGTCGAAGCACTTGAAGAATACAGTTTCGTTGATATTGAAGCTATTGAATGCATATTACGCAGATTCCAAGTAAGGCGGGGGCAAACTAGGCCGGAAACACGAATGATAGGTCATACCGGGTACTTGGTCTTCGCAAGAAAGACTGTGGCATCAGATCAGCACTGA
- a CDS encoding MBL fold metallo-hydrolase: protein MIVELGRYDSRLRHIFLLEGYGLSSNIFVLGKNIVTLVDTGVGNAPNRIVPKLIRIGLDPEKIQNVILTHVHLDHVGGLLEIAKFRPKTFIHPNEFKLLEKTLHQKFKTLLKQPSSTALEKAPFTFVENGETITLEGRSLRVIHTPGHTSGSICLYDEANQILFSGDTVFPGGSFGRTDLPTGDSKAMMESLKHLLKLEVESLLPGHGDPVIRKAAQHVRLAAEAVSTLL from the coding sequence ATGATAGTTGAGCTTGGTCGATACGATTCACGATTAAGGCATATCTTTTTATTGGAAGGTTATGGCTTAAGCTCCAATATCTTCGTTCTTGGGAAAAATATAGTTACACTTGTGGATACCGGGGTAGGAAATGCGCCGAATCGAATCGTTCCAAAACTTATTAGAATTGGTCTCGACCCTGAAAAAATTCAAAACGTAATCCTAACTCACGTTCACTTAGACCATGTCGGTGGTCTGCTTGAAATCGCAAAATTTAGACCTAAAACTTTCATTCATCCCAATGAGTTTAAGCTTTTAGAAAAAACATTACATCAAAAATTTAAAACCCTTCTCAAACAACCAAGCTCGACTGCACTAGAGAAGGCGCCCTTTACCTTTGTTGAAAATGGTGAAACCATTACTCTAGAAGGGCGTAGTTTGCGGGTAATCCATACTCCAGGTCACACTTCTGGAAGCATTTGTCTTTATGACGAAGCGAACCAGATTCTTTTTTCGGGGGACACTGTTTTCCCAGGAGGGAGTTTCGGGCGTACCGACCTTCCCACAGGTGATTCAAAAGCAATGATGGAATCCTTAAAACATCTTTTGAAACTCGAGGTGGAAAGTTTGCTACCTGGTCACGGTGATCCAGTTATACGAAAGGCAGCCCAACATGTGAGACTTGCAGCTGAAGCCGTGAGTACTCTGTTATAA
- a CDS encoding glycosyltransferase codes for MRCCDTDSKISIFIPVYKESELLKPLLKRILNDPYDLKEVFVIIDEPTKSSLELSEEFKDRVRFIFNGERKGKVNVLNEAVKRSSGELLLFLDGDIAITNEPIYFLKTVLDEAKNVDIVEFKKNVIRDSFLARIINYEYLSFNSTNWLFSRTL; via the coding sequence TTGAGGTGCTGTGACACGGATTCGAAGATAAGTATCTTTATCCCTGTATACAAGGAGTCGGAATTACTTAAACCGTTATTAAAGAGAATACTCAACGATCCATACGATCTCAAGGAAGTATTTGTAATCATAGATGAGCCCACAAAAAGTAGCCTCGAACTCAGCGAGGAATTTAAGGATCGAGTTAGGTTTATCTTCAATGGAGAGAGAAAAGGAAAGGTCAATGTTCTAAACGAGGCTGTTAAGAGATCAAGTGGTGAACTCCTACTTTTTCTTGATGGCGACATTGCGATAACCAATGAACCCATTTACTTCTTGAAGACTGTGCTCGACGAAGCGAAGAACGTGGACATAGTAGAATTCAAGAAGAACGTTATTAGAGACTCCTTTCTAGCTAGAATCATTAACTATGAATACTTGAGCTTCAACTCCACCAACTGGCTGTTTTCACGCACCTTAA
- a CDS encoding UbiA family prenyltransferase yields MTLLGFAHGLNGISGFYINPYLVAKLFISIALYLASTLSINNCFDTKSDVTQSEKLKKNPDTAGLVDFKEGLALSLSTGFIELALTYVWFNEAVFFLYVLLISLGMAYSIPPLRLKSVPIIDLISHGLFFGWLLFLFGLLVAGGRIQNPILSLSILLLMLSNLRTEKSSGS; encoded by the coding sequence ATTACACTGTTAGGTTTCGCGCATGGCCTCAATGGAATAAGTGGTTTTTATATAAACCCTTATCTTGTAGCGAAGCTTTTTATTAGCATTGCATTATATCTCGCGTCCACATTATCCATTAACAATTGTTTCGACACTAAATCCGATGTAACACAGAGCGAAAAACTAAAGAAGAACCCAGATACCGCAGGTTTAGTGGATTTTAAAGAAGGTTTGGCTCTTTCTTTATCCACAGGATTCATTGAATTAGCATTAACATACGTATGGTTTAATGAAGCGGTGTTCTTTCTCTATGTCCTATTAATTTCCTTAGGTATGGCATACTCTATTCCTCCATTGAGATTAAAGTCGGTTCCCATAATCGACCTTATCTCCCACGGTTTGTTCTTTGGTTGGCTTCTATTCCTCTTCGGGCTCCTAGTTGCTGGAGGGCGGATTCAAAACCCTATCTTAAGCCTGAGCATCTTACTTCTTATGCTCAGTAACCTTCGAACCGAGAAATCATCTGGAAGCTGA
- a CDS encoding AAA family ATPase, producing MKFAIVGKGGVGKTTIAGTLARFIARDGYNVIAVDADPAMNLAYAIGVPAEVAKGIVPISENSDLVEDRTGARPGGGAGAIFSLTPKVDDIAEKYGVPGPEGVKLLVMGTVRAGGSGCMCPANALLRALLRHMIFERKDVLILDMEAGIEHLGRGTARGVNAMLNIVEPGTQSVETTFRIKKLAVEIGIDQVFAVGNKISSSEDQRFVEKAMETAGLPIMGYIPFDPAIMRADMFRCAPIDYAPSSSAVEAIKTLKTRLLEKFKGIR from the coding sequence TTGAAGTTTGCTATTGTAGGTAAAGGAGGGGTAGGTAAAACTACTATTGCTGGTACGTTGGCACGGTTTATAGCCCGTGATGGCTATAACGTCATCGCCGTGGACGCGGATCCAGCGATGAACCTTGCCTATGCTATAGGAGTTCCAGCGGAGGTTGCCAAGGGCATTGTTCCGATCTCAGAGAACTCCGATCTAGTTGAGGATCGGACGGGGGCTCGGCCTGGCGGGGGGGCAGGGGCGATCTTCAGTCTAACGCCTAAAGTTGATGACATCGCTGAAAAATACGGCGTTCCGGGTCCTGAAGGCGTAAAACTTTTAGTTATGGGTACAGTTCGAGCTGGAGGAAGTGGATGCATGTGTCCAGCAAATGCGCTCTTGAGGGCTTTACTCCGACACATGATCTTCGAGCGAAAAGATGTGTTAATTCTCGACATGGAGGCAGGAATCGAACATTTGGGTCGTGGCACTGCGAGAGGAGTTAATGCGATGCTTAATATCGTTGAGCCTGGAACTCAATCTGTTGAAACTACGTTTCGCATTAAAAAACTTGCAGTTGAGATTGGTATCGATCAAGTCTTTGCGGTTGGAAATAAGATCTCCAGTAGCGAGGATCAGCGTTTCGTTGAAAAGGCTATGGAAACAGCTGGCTTGCCAATTATGGGTTACATTCCATTTGATCCAGCGATTATGCGGGCAGATATGTTTCGATGCGCTCCAATCGATTATGCCCCATCTTCATCAGCGGTAGAGGCGATTAAGACTTTAAAAACAAGGCTTTTGGAAAAGTTTAAAGGTATTAGATAA